The genomic segment TTGAATGTAagctaaaattttgaaaaatgaaaTTCAGAgggaaaaattaaataaaatttcgTTCTAGAATAATGATAAAAACATATGAAGTAACATACAGCTAGTTTGTGGCTAAGTATATTGGATGACTGGCTGGTGTAAAGAAAATGGTGTCATGGTGTCAATCTTCTTGATAAAAAGTTTTCTCCTGTTTATTTCTGCCTACTTTCCATTAAGGTTCTAAATTTTCTTTAAACCATGCATTTTTTCAGTCGACATCCTTCTGTTAAGTGGGCACAAAGGCCTGACAAGCTTTACATAACCATTGATTTGCCGGATGCTCAGGATGTGAAACTTAAGCTGGAGCCTGAGGGCAAGTTTTTATTCTCCGCGACCAGTGGAGTGGACAAGGTTCCTTATGAACTTGACCTCGATTTGTTTGACAAAGTTGACGTAAATGTAAGTCCCAAACTATTAGCATGCTGGCTTTGGAATGCTCAAATATGTCTTTTTTGAAGAGTCAGTAACAATAAAATGGTACTTGCATTGCAGGAGAGCAAAGCTAGTGTAGGCTTGAGAAATATTCGTTAcctcataaaaaaaaatgagGACAAATGGTGGAGCAGACTGTTAAAGCAGGCAGGAAAGCCTCCCGTGTTTCTGAAAGTTGATTGGGATAAATGGGTTGATGAGGATGAAGagcatgaaaataataataatgaaggtATTTGTGCTTCTTTTAGCTGCTTCTAAAGTTTGGTTCATTTGATGAAATTTTCCTGGAAAAATTCTAATTGTTGGCTTGTCTTTTTGCTCACTATGATTTCTAGTTGAAAACGATATGGACTTTGGAGACTTGGATTTTTCGGTAAGTACAATGTCATAAGCATTTATTTGATACTAGCAATATCATAGGGAGTTAGCATAGGAAACTCATAGTGCATGGTTTTGAACTATATATCATATTATAACCataacaactaaaaaatataaaaaatttacgAAATTTTGACGGTTAAAAAACGTTTACCATTGTTTACCCTTTTGCATTTTACCATAGTACTTACTGTCTATATACTCAAACCTCTTGATCCTGCTCTGGCATTTCAGAAGCTGAACATGGGTGGCGGTGGTGAAGGTTTTGATGGCTTAGATGGCAATGAAGAACTTGATGGATTAGATAGTGACGCCGACGATGATGATGGTATGTTTTACAATCTTGTTTCTAGTTATAGTACTCATCACCATTGATTCTTGACAAATCACAGTTCTTTACACTTCCACAAGTTGAAGAGTACTTAAGTGTGATTAATGTCTTGCAGAGGATGATGATAGTGACACTGACGACGACAGTGATGAACAAGCATCACCTGCCGCTGATGAACATGAAAAAGTTTCATCGGGTGTCGAGCCTACGCCTAAAGCTTGAATCTTGtcacccatcaaagtttggataCCAAATCTGTCCATGTTTTGATGCCAACCTTGGAAATATTGAATGTTCCAAGGAAAAAGatgttctttctttttcttttctttgaggGGGTGGAAGGGATTATGATCAATGGTGTTTGGATGGTGGGTTTTGAACAGAGAGAAAACTCTATACCATATTCACTGAATGTTTTGTTATGTGAATGTCTCTTTACTACTAGAGGAAGATTGGTAATAACTCTCCTAAGATACTAATACTAACACTGATATAAGAAAGAATTGGTGTGATTCTGTTTCTGTAAATCTAGCAAAAATCGATTATGTGATGGTGCAAaaccagtttttttt from the Humulus lupulus chromosome X, drHumLupu1.1, whole genome shotgun sequence genome contains:
- the LOC133804362 gene encoding co-chaperone protein p23-1-like, which translates into the protein MSRHPSVKWAQRPDKLYITIDLPDAQDVKLKLEPEGKFLFSATSGVDKVPYELDLDLFDKVDVNESKASVGLRNIRYLIKKNEDKWWSRLLKQAGKPPVFLKVDWDKWVDEDEEHENNNNEVENDMDFGDLDFSKLNMGGGGEGFDGLDGNEELDGLDSDADDDDEDDDSDTDDDSDEQASPAADEHEKVSSGVEPTPKA